The Saccharothrix sp. HUAS TT1 genome contains a region encoding:
- a CDS encoding Ran-binding zinc finger domain-containing protein, whose product MSAFPRTGSASVRRVDADALETVLVEQIGRHATEDVFAALDNLPRPEFTPQERVHLRAAVLLRRTLAELNLMDPQNLEGLDGFYGGDNSGLVPVPELSAYAHVQYALLMPLSRLAGSRERGRELYTEVVGNDDPVADLLLTLRAKWEEEDRVRAEQEKELALAIEALLASANSDEDYVVVARLMMKAGLLWECPDCGLQVAATRTACEGCDTVRPDTVTTR is encoded by the coding sequence ATGTCCGCCTTCCCTCGCACCGGCTCCGCCTCCGTGCGGCGCGTCGATGCCGACGCGCTGGAGACCGTGCTCGTCGAGCAGATCGGCCGCCACGCCACCGAGGACGTGTTCGCCGCCCTCGACAACCTCCCGCGCCCCGAGTTCACGCCGCAAGAGCGGGTGCACCTGCGGGCCGCCGTGCTGCTGCGCCGCACCCTGGCCGAGCTGAACCTGATGGACCCGCAGAACCTGGAGGGCCTGGACGGCTTCTACGGCGGCGACAACAGCGGCCTGGTGCCCGTGCCCGAGCTGTCCGCCTACGCGCACGTCCAGTACGCGCTGCTCATGCCGCTGAGCCGGCTGGCCGGCAGCCGCGAACGCGGCCGGGAGCTGTACACCGAGGTCGTCGGGAACGACGACCCGGTTGCCGACCTGCTGCTCACCCTGCGCGCTAAGTGGGAGGAGGAGGACCGGGTGCGCGCCGAGCAGGAGAAGGAACTGGCGCTGGCCATCGAGGCGCTGCTGGCCTCCGCCAACAGCGACGAGGACTACGTGGTGGTCGCGCGGTTGATGATGAAGGCCGGGCTGCTGTGGGAGTGCCCGGACTGCGGGTTGCAGGTCGCCGCCACCCGCACGGCCTGCGAAGGCTGCGACACCGTGCGCCCGGACACCGTCACGACCCGCTGA
- a CDS encoding N-6 DNA methylase: protein MTAVKVRPGGPPRQHVLRLSERVVETWFGHHGGNNLEIPMSVVAVMSLLSPPHEERQAAIDETAGMSPEAFGGVMGVLWQRFVRARPDLVNPVWPFVRIWVGSSDSYRMSDQALAAAKAVGDTLLRHDLFSLADNRYDVDLLGQVLTELRPKSSLQARGQFYTPPDVCQLMAAMTVLGEGESVSDPALGSGGMFRGAAQAMREQGLDPTTVTWIGNDIDDLAIAAAAVNAVLWNLGPNVVLGVANALTEPDWVGRAVRMRNEMVSLARNAMTLDLLRGVEQLIQGAAAEGDEDRDGGDEQRDEVEDDRVDEPVVGDEPEPEPAGQTVPEPPVAEPAAGPSAPEQVVREQVRQRVKPERVEPAPSPDGDAERVWHEWCDDAGVVLVVDAVGLEGS, encoded by the coding sequence GTGACCGCGGTGAAGGTCCGCCCCGGCGGGCCGCCGCGCCAGCACGTGCTGCGGCTGTCCGAGCGGGTCGTCGAAACCTGGTTCGGGCACCACGGCGGCAACAACCTGGAGATCCCCATGTCGGTGGTGGCGGTCATGTCGCTGCTGTCGCCGCCGCACGAGGAGCGCCAGGCCGCGATCGACGAGACCGCGGGCATGAGCCCCGAGGCGTTCGGCGGGGTCATGGGGGTGCTGTGGCAGCGGTTCGTGCGGGCCCGGCCCGACCTGGTCAACCCGGTGTGGCCGTTCGTGCGGATCTGGGTCGGCTCGTCGGACAGCTACCGCATGAGCGACCAGGCCCTGGCCGCCGCCAAGGCGGTCGGCGACACCCTGCTGCGGCACGACCTGTTCTCGCTGGCCGACAACCGGTACGACGTCGACCTGCTGGGCCAGGTGCTCACCGAGCTGCGCCCGAAGTCGTCGTTGCAGGCACGCGGCCAGTTCTACACCCCGCCCGACGTGTGCCAGCTGATGGCCGCGATGACCGTGCTCGGCGAGGGCGAGTCGGTGTCCGACCCGGCGCTGGGCTCCGGCGGCATGTTCCGGGGCGCGGCGCAGGCCATGCGCGAACAGGGCCTCGACCCCACGACGGTCACCTGGATCGGCAACGACATCGACGACCTCGCCATCGCCGCCGCCGCGGTGAACGCCGTGCTGTGGAATCTCGGGCCGAACGTGGTGCTCGGGGTCGCCAACGCGCTCACCGAACCGGACTGGGTCGGGCGGGCGGTGCGGATGCGCAACGAGATGGTGTCGCTGGCCCGCAACGCGATGACCCTCGACCTGCTGCGCGGTGTGGAACAGCTCATCCAGGGCGCCGCCGCCGAGGGCGACGAGGACCGCGACGGCGGGGACGAGCAGCGGGACGAGGTCGAAGACGACCGGGTCGACGAGCCGGTGGTGGGCGACGAGCCGGAACCGGAACCCGCCGGGCAGACCGTGCCGGAGCCGCCCGTCGCGGAACCGGCCGCCGGCCCGTCCGCGCCGGAGCAGGTGGTTCGCGAGCAGGTGCGACAGCGGGTGAAGCCCGAGCGGGTGGAGCCCGCACCGTCCCCCGACGGGGACGCGGAACGTGTGTGGCACGAGTGGTGCGACGACGCCGGCGTGGTGCTGGTGGTCGACGCCGTCGGACTGGAGGGGTCGTGA
- a CDS encoding NUDIX hydrolase, whose amino-acid sequence MLNYRTGADSTRGGLDLVLSLTPDQAEALGTDAALIGEAVDTVLVGIAALRQGRDPHVPPGAGTSFKDSPVSAGRFWSEWVLQDTSSLLARLEGVLDAATRAHQADGGSYGSLANCTGVTKTTAQYRRDTLARSEPSPAELWATGTRVDGRHPGAKVPANLRTWKTPWHGYIPVDVTPDHLTAEGMRDAGTPEWAEPYPTPSEVPDWRDRQARALVPFDFDDRRWPLNPFGRTGRVGRLFGHWGEKQAADALVLAGTGADRRALLVKRGDIEEWAVPGGMLDEGETARDALVRELREETGVDVAGVEPLIISRTYVEDWRVTDNSWVVTTLAVFRVPEVVPATGADDAVEARWVPAADLDGLVAALEADGGRLYGAHRPLLAAALEKCAD is encoded by the coding sequence ATGCTGAACTACCGCACCGGCGCCGACTCGACCCGCGGCGGCCTGGACCTGGTCCTGTCGCTCACGCCCGACCAGGCGGAGGCCCTGGGCACCGATGCCGCCCTGATCGGCGAGGCGGTCGACACCGTGCTGGTCGGCATCGCCGCGCTGCGCCAGGGCCGCGATCCGCACGTCCCACCCGGGGCGGGCACCAGCTTCAAGGACAGCCCGGTCAGCGCCGGCAGGTTCTGGTCGGAGTGGGTGCTTCAGGACACCAGCTCGCTGCTGGCCCGCCTGGAGGGCGTCCTGGACGCCGCCACGCGCGCCCACCAGGCCGACGGCGGCTCCTACGGTTCGCTGGCGAACTGCACGGGCGTCACGAAGACCACCGCCCAGTACCGCCGCGACACCCTCGCCAGGAGCGAGCCGTCCCCGGCCGAGCTGTGGGCGACCGGGACCCGCGTCGACGGCCGGCACCCCGGCGCCAAGGTGCCCGCCAACCTCCGCACGTGGAAGACGCCGTGGCACGGCTACATCCCGGTGGACGTCACCCCCGACCACCTGACCGCCGAGGGGATGCGGGACGCCGGCACGCCCGAGTGGGCCGAGCCCTACCCGACGCCGTCCGAGGTGCCGGACTGGCGGGACCGGCAGGCCCGCGCGCTCGTGCCGTTCGACTTCGACGACCGCCGCTGGCCGCTCAACCCGTTCGGCCGGACCGGGCGCGTGGGCAGGCTGTTCGGGCACTGGGGCGAGAAGCAGGCGGCCGATGCCCTGGTGCTCGCGGGCACCGGCGCGGACCGGCGGGCGCTGCTGGTCAAGCGCGGAGACATCGAGGAGTGGGCGGTGCCCGGCGGGATGCTGGACGAGGGCGAGACGGCCCGCGACGCCCTCGTGCGCGAGTTGCGGGAGGAGACGGGTGTGGACGTGGCCGGCGTCGAACCGCTGATCATCTCTCGCACCTACGTCGAGGACTGGCGGGTCACCGACAACTCGTGGGTCGTCACGACCCTGGCCGTGTTCCGCGTCCCGGAGGTGGTGCCGGCCACGGGCGCGGACGATGCGGTCGAGGCCCGCTGGGTGCCCGCGGCCGACCTGGACGGCCTGGTCGCCGCGCTGGAGGCGGACGGCGGACGGCTCTACGGAGCGCACCGGCCGCTGCTGGCGGCGGCGCTGGAGAAGTGCGCCGACTGA